The bacterium genome contains the following window.
TCGCCTTCCTCGACGCGCTGCTCGAGGACTACGCCGACGAGTGGCTCACCAAGGCGATGTTCCATTATCGCTGGGCCTACGCCGCCGACGTCGCCAACGCGGCGGCGATCCTGCCGCGCTGGTTCCGCACCGACCAGCCCGAGGCGATGGCCGTCGCCGCCGGCCGCGCCTTCGCCGAGCGCCAGGTCGGCCGTCTCGCCGTGGTCGGCTCGAATCCGCTGACCGCGGCGGTCATCGAGGACAGCTATCGCCGCCTGCTGCGGCTGCTCGACGCCCACCTGACGACCAGCCGCTTCCTCTTCGGCGGCCGTCCGGCGAGCGCCGATTTCGCGCTCTACGGCCAGCTCACGCAGTTGGTCGGCTTCGACCCGACACCGATGGCGCTGGCGCGCGCCGACGCGCCGCGCGTCGTCGCCTGGGTCGACATCGTCGAGGATCTCTCCGGCCTCGAGCCCGTGGACGCCGACTGGACGCCGCGCGCCGCCCTGCCCGACACCCTGCGCGCCCTGCTCGGCGAGGTCGGCCGCGTCTACGCCCCCTTTCTCCTCGCCAACGCCGATGCCCTGGCGCGCGGCGCCGAGCGCGTCGAGTGTCGGATCGACGGACGACCCTGGACGCAGCGGCCGTTCCCGTATCAGGGCAAGTGCCTCACCTGGCTCCGCGAGGGCTACCGGGCGCTCGCCGCCGACGATCGCCGC
Protein-coding sequences here:
- a CDS encoding glutathione S-transferase C-terminal domain-containing protein, with the protein product MLPTPLRIVGAVGSPYSRKLRAVLRYRRIPHAWVNTGSPESRTLPQPRVSLLPQLILPTADGGLEARTDSSPLIRLLEGAVRERSVIPPDPAVAFLDALLEDYADEWLTKAMFHYRWAYAADVANAAAILPRWFRTDQPEAMAVAAGRAFAERQVGRLAVVGSNPLTAAVIEDSYRRLLRLLDAHLTTSRFLFGGRPASADFALYGQLTQLVGFDPTPMALARADAPRVVAWVDIVEDLSGLEPVDADWTPRAALPDTLRALLGEVGRVYAPFLLANADALARGAERVECRIDGRPWTQRPFPYQGKCLTWLREGYRALAADDRRIADELLAGTGCDRLFA